The region GAAGACCGTCTCCAGGACCTACGGCGGAGTGCTGTGCCACAGCTGCCTGCGCGAGCGCATCGTCCGCGCCTTCCTCATCGAGGAGCAGAAGATCGTCAAGGCGCTGAAGAGCCAGCGCGAGGCTCTGGTCAAGCCCGTCAAGAAGGTGGTGGAGAAGAAGCCGGCGAAGGCCAAGGCCGCCGCCAAGAAGCCGGTGGGCAAGTCGGCCGGCAAGCCCGGAGCCAAGGCGGTCGGCAAGAAGCCCGCCCCCAAGGGCGTCGTCAAGTCCAAGAAGTAAATCGCCCACCTAGCCAACCCAAGGGATCTGATTTTGGACTGCTTTTTGTAATAAAGAAACCACAAACTGGACTAGTTAACAGCACCTTTTAATCGGCAGTTGGTAGTGCGAGTGAAGTTAACTTTGTTTTAAACTCCATTAAAAGTTTATAGGTTCATAACCAAACTATCagaatgttttttataatatatctaCATTTGAAAACA is a window of Drosophila biarmipes strain raj3 chromosome 3R, RU_DBia_V1.1, whole genome shotgun sequence DNA encoding:
- the LOC108025059 gene encoding 60S ribosomal protein L34 translates to MVQRLTLRRRLSYNTRSNKRRIVRTPGGRLVYQYVKKNPTVPRCGQCKEKLHGITPSRPSERPRMSKRLKTVSRTYGGVLCHSCLRERIVRAFLIEEQKIVKALKSQREALVKPVKKVVEKKPAKAKAAAKKPVGKSAGKPGAKAVGKKPAPKGVVKSKK